A region of Cellulophaga sp. RHA19 DNA encodes the following proteins:
- a CDS encoding CTP synthase has product MANTKYIFVTGGVTSSLGKGIIAASLAKLLQARGYRTTIQKLDPYINVDPGTLNPYEHGECYVTDDGAETDLDLGHYERFLNVRTSQANNVTTGRIYQSVIEKERRGEFLGKTVQVVPHITNEIKERIQILGKSGDYDIVITEIGGTVGDIESLPYIESVRQLLWELGDNNGIVIHLTLVPYLSAAGELKTKPTQHSVKTLMESGIKADILVCRTEHEISDEIKHKLALFCNVKREAVIQSIDASTIYDVPLLMQEEGLDTVVLERLALSDTEKPDLTTWNQFLKRHKNPKNQVTIGLIGKYVELQDSYKSILEAFIHAGAENEVKVVVKSIHSEHILGKNMSEELKGLDGILVAPGFGERGIEGKIEAVQFARENKIPFLGICLGMQMAVIEFSRNVLGLADANSKEMDEETPNPVINLMEEQKTVVNKGGTMRLGTWACHLEDNSLVKEVYSGKADISERHRHRYEFNNKYKEQITAAGLQASGINKDTGLVEIVELPKEVHPWFIGVQYHPEYKSTVANPHPLFVGFVKAALEHKKQ; this is encoded by the coding sequence ATGGCAAACACTAAGTACATATTTGTAACCGGAGGGGTTACATCTTCTCTAGGAAAAGGAATTATAGCTGCATCTTTAGCTAAATTATTACAAGCTAGAGGATATAGAACTACTATTCAAAAATTGGATCCATACATAAATGTAGATCCAGGAACATTAAACCCTTATGAACACGGTGAATGTTACGTTACTGACGATGGTGCAGAAACGGATTTAGACCTTGGGCATTACGAGCGTTTTTTAAATGTTAGAACTTCACAGGCAAACAATGTTACAACTGGTAGAATTTATCAAAGTGTAATAGAAAAGGAGCGTAGAGGAGAGTTTTTAGGTAAAACAGTACAGGTTGTACCTCATATTACCAACGAAATTAAAGAACGTATTCAAATACTTGGAAAAAGTGGTGATTACGATATTGTAATTACAGAAATTGGTGGTACTGTTGGTGATATAGAATCTTTGCCTTATATAGAATCTGTTAGACAATTATTATGGGAGCTAGGTGATAACAATGGTATTGTTATACATTTAACCTTAGTACCATATTTGTCTGCTGCTGGGGAGTTAAAAACAAAACCAACACAACACTCTGTAAAAACATTAATGGAAAGTGGTATTAAGGCCGATATTCTTGTATGTAGAACAGAGCACGAAATTTCTGATGAAATAAAACATAAACTTGCTTTATTTTGTAATGTTAAAAGAGAAGCGGTTATACAATCTATAGATGCATCTACTATTTACGATGTACCTTTATTAATGCAAGAAGAAGGCTTAGATACTGTTGTTTTAGAACGATTAGCTTTATCAGATACAGAAAAACCAGATTTAACTACCTGGAACCAGTTTTTAAAGCGTCATAAAAATCCAAAAAATCAAGTTACTATTGGTCTTATTGGTAAGTATGTAGAGTTACAAGATTCTTATAAATCTATTTTAGAAGCATTCATACATGCTGGTGCAGAAAATGAGGTAAAAGTAGTAGTTAAGTCTATACATTCTGAACATATTTTAGGTAAAAATATGTCTGAAGAGTTAAAAGGTTTAGATGGTATTTTAGTAGCACCTGGTTTTGGAGAAAGAGGTATAGAAGGTAAAATAGAAGCTGTACAGTTCGCAAGAGAAAATAAAATTCCGTTTTTAGGTATTTGTTTAGGTATGCAAATGGCAGTTATAGAATTTTCTAGAAACGTTTTAGGTTTAGCAGATGCTAACTCTAAAGAAATGGATGAGGAAACTCCTAATCCTGTTATTAACTTAATGGAAGAACAAAAAACCGTAGTAAACAAAGGAGGTACTATGCGTTTAGGTACTTGGGCTTGCCATTTAGAAGATAATAGCTTAGTTAAAGAAGTTTACAGTGGTAAAGCAGATATATCTGAACGTCACAGACATAGATACGAGTTTAATAACAAGTACAAAGAACAAATTACAGCTGCAGGTTTACAGGCATCTGGTATTAATAAAGATACAGGTTTGGTAGAGATTGTAGAATTGCCAAAAGAAGTACATCCTTGGTTTATAGGTGTACAGTATCATCCAGAGTACAAGAGTACAGTTGCAAACCCGCACCCATTATTTGTAGGTTTTGTTAAAGCTGCATTAGAACACAAAAAGCAATAA
- a CDS encoding NAD(P)H-dependent flavin oxidoreductase produces MQNRITSLFNIEYPIIQAGMIWASGWKLASAVSNAGGLGIIGAGSMYPDVLKEHILKCQKATNKPFAVNVPMLYPNVEEIMKIIVDLGVKIVFTSAGNPKTWTGYLKENGIIVVHVVSSLKFALKSEAAGVDAIVAEGFEAGGHNGRDETTTLALIPAVKEQLKIPLIAAGGIATGKAMLAVMVLGADGVQIGSRFVASDEASSHQLFKESVVAAQEGDTQLTLKELAPVRLLKNKFFVEVQDAYAKGATPEDLKTLLGRARAKRGMFEGDMEDGELEIGQVAAIIHKIMPAADIVKEIVTEFQLAKNAAVNL; encoded by the coding sequence ATGCAAAATAGAATAACATCATTATTTAATATTGAATATCCAATTATACAAGCCGGAATGATTTGGGCTAGTGGTTGGAAACTTGCGTCTGCTGTTTCTAATGCAGGTGGTTTAGGAATAATTGGTGCTGGGTCTATGTATCCAGATGTCTTAAAAGAGCATATTTTAAAATGTCAAAAAGCTACAAACAAACCTTTTGCCGTTAATGTTCCAATGTTGTACCCTAACGTAGAGGAGATTATGAAAATAATTGTAGACTTGGGTGTAAAAATAGTATTTACATCTGCAGGTAATCCTAAAACGTGGACAGGTTATTTAAAAGAAAACGGAATTATAGTAGTGCACGTTGTTAGTAGTTTAAAATTTGCATTAAAATCTGAAGCTGCAGGAGTAGATGCTATTGTTGCAGAAGGTTTTGAGGCAGGCGGGCATAACGGTAGAGATGAGACTACTACCTTGGCATTAATACCAGCTGTAAAAGAACAATTAAAAATACCATTAATAGCAGCAGGAGGTATTGCTACAGGTAAAGCAATGTTGGCTGTTATGGTTTTAGGTGCAGATGGTGTGCAAATTGGTAGTCGTTTTGTGGCAAGTGACGAGGCATCTTCTCATCAATTATTTAAAGAGAGTGTAGTAGCTGCACAAGAAGGAGATACGCAGTTAACATTAAAAGAACTTGCGCCAGTACGTTTACTTAAAAATAAGTTTTTTGTAGAGGTACAAGATGCTTACGCAAAAGGAGCAACACCAGAAGATTTAAAAACACTTTTAGGTAGAGCACGCGCCAAACGTGGTATGTTTGAAGGCGATATGGAAGACGGTGAATTAGAAATAGGACAAGTAGCCGCTATTATTCATAAAATAATGCCAGCGGCAGATATTGTTAAAGAAATAGTAACCGAGTTTCAGTTGGCTAAAAATGCAGCTGTAAATTTATAA
- the guaA gene encoding glutamine-hydrolyzing GMP synthase: protein MQHDKVLILDFGSQYTQLIARRVRELNIYSEIHPFNKIPTNLKEYKAVILSGSPMSVRSDDAFHPDLKGIRGEKPMLAVCYGAQYLAHFSGGEVAPSNTREYGRANLSFVKEEETFLKNIEVGSQVWMSHSDTIKSLPTNGTLLASTHDVQNAAYKIEGEDTYAIQFHPEVYHSTDGKQLLENFLVDIASVNPDWTPNAFVEETVEALQQKIGDDKVVLGLSGGVDSSVAAMLLHKAIGENLYCIFVNNGLLRKNEFTDVLEQYKGMGLNVKGVDASARFLDALAGLSDPEQKRKAIGRVFIEVFDDEAHQIQGVSWLAQGTIYPDVIESVSATGGPSATIKSHHNVGGLPDFMKLKIVEPLKALFKDEVRRVGASMGMEKDLLGRHPFPGPGLAIRILGDITPEKVAILQEVDAVFIGELKKSGLYDKVWQAGAILLPVNSVGVMGDERTYEKCVALRAVESTDGMTADWVNLPYEFLQKVSNNIINKVKGVNRVVYDISSKPPATIEWE from the coding sequence ATGCAACATGACAAGGTATTAATATTAGACTTCGGATCGCAGTACACACAACTTATTGCGCGTAGAGTTAGAGAGCTTAACATCTATTCCGAGATTCACCCATTCAACAAAATTCCAACAAACTTAAAAGAGTACAAGGCGGTTATCTTATCTGGTAGTCCAATGTCTGTACGTTCAGATGATGCTTTTCATCCAGACTTAAAAGGTATTAGAGGAGAAAAACCAATGCTAGCTGTATGCTATGGCGCACAGTATTTGGCACACTTTTCTGGTGGCGAAGTAGCCCCTTCTAATACAAGAGAGTACGGTAGAGCAAACCTAAGTTTTGTAAAAGAAGAAGAAACTTTTCTTAAAAATATAGAAGTAGGTAGTCAAGTTTGGATGAGTCATAGTGATACTATAAAGTCATTACCAACAAACGGAACTTTGCTAGCAAGTACACATGATGTACAAAATGCAGCTTATAAAATAGAAGGTGAAGATACGTATGCAATACAATTTCACCCAGAAGTTTACCATTCTACAGACGGAAAACAATTATTAGAAAACTTTTTAGTAGATATAGCAAGTGTAAATCCAGATTGGACACCAAATGCTTTTGTTGAAGAAACAGTAGAAGCACTACAACAAAAAATTGGAGACGATAAGGTTGTTTTAGGTTTGTCTGGAGGAGTAGACTCTTCTGTAGCAGCAATGTTATTGCACAAAGCTATTGGAGAAAACCTGTACTGTATATTTGTAAACAATGGTTTATTACGTAAAAACGAATTTACAGATGTATTAGAGCAGTACAAAGGTATGGGCTTAAATGTTAAAGGAGTAGATGCTTCGGCACGCTTTTTGGATGCTTTAGCTGGGTTAAGTGACCCAGAACAAAAGCGAAAGGCTATTGGTCGTGTATTTATAGAGGTTTTTGATGATGAGGCACACCAAATACAAGGTGTTAGTTGGTTGGCACAAGGAACAATTTATCCAGATGTTATAGAAAGTGTTTCTGCAACTGGTGGTCCTAGCGCAACAATTAAAAGTCACCATAATGTAGGAGGCTTGCCAGATTTTATGAAACTTAAAATAGTAGAGCCATTAAAAGCTTTGTTTAAAGATGAAGTAAGGAGAGTAGGAGCATCTATGGGAATGGAAAAAGACCTTTTAGGGCGTCATCCTTTTCCAGGACCAGGACTTGCAATTCGTATTTTAGGTGATATTACTCCAGAAAAAGTAGCTATATTACAAGAGGTAGACGCTGTTTTTATTGGAGAACTTAAAAAAAGTGGCTTATATGACAAGGTTTGGCAGGCCGGAGCCATACTTTTACCCGTAAATAGTGTAGGAGTTATGGGAGATGAGCGTACATATGAAAAATGTGTAGCTTTGCGTGCTGTAGAAAGTACAGATGGTATGACCGCAGATTGGGTTAATTTGCCATATGAGTTTTTACAAAAAGTGTCTAATAATATAATAAATAAAGTAAAAGGTGTAAATAGAGTAGTTTATGATATTAGCTCTAAGCCACCTGCAACTATAGAATGGGAATAA
- the mnmA gene encoding tRNA 2-thiouridine(34) synthase MnmA, producing MKKVVVGLSGGVDSSVTAYLLKEQGYDVIGLFMKNWHDDSVTISNECPWLEDSNDALIVAEKLGIPFQTVDLSAEYKERIVDYMFNEYEKGRTPNPDVLCNREIKFDVFMKIAMQLGADYVATGHYCRKTSFVNEEGKEIHQLLGGKDDNKDQSYFLCQLSQEQLAKTLFPIGDLLKPEVRKIAAENDLITADKKDSQGLCFIGKVRLPDFLQQKLKPKQGVIVEVSSNLEQYNTAIPEFTTKEEELSYYATKPVYNVADGKVVGEHQGAHYFTKGQRKGLAVGGTKEPLFVIETDVNENVIYTGQGKKHPGLYRRTLFVSNEELHWVRTDMALQVDETMEVMARIRYRQALQKATLYKVDAGLYVDFEEEQSAMAEGQFVAWHIGDELIGSGVIS from the coding sequence ATGAAAAAAGTAGTAGTAGGACTTTCAGGAGGTGTAGATTCTAGCGTTACAGCTTATCTTTTAAAAGAACAAGGTTATGACGTAATTGGGCTTTTTATGAAAAATTGGCACGATGATTCTGTAACCATTTCTAATGAATGTCCTTGGTTAGAGGATAGTAATGATGCATTAATTGTTGCAGAAAAATTAGGTATTCCTTTTCAAACAGTAGATTTAAGTGCAGAATACAAAGAACGTATAGTAGACTATATGTTTAATGAGTATGAAAAAGGAAGAACACCAAACCCAGACGTACTTTGTAACAGAGAAATTAAGTTTGATGTGTTTATGAAAATTGCAATGCAACTGGGAGCAGATTATGTTGCTACAGGTCATTACTGCAGAAAAACATCGTTTGTAAATGAAGAAGGTAAAGAAATTCATCAGTTATTAGGTGGTAAGGATGATAATAAAGACCAGTCTTACTTTTTATGTCAACTATCACAAGAGCAACTAGCTAAAACATTATTTCCTATTGGAGATCTGCTAAAGCCAGAAGTACGTAAAATTGCAGCAGAAAACGATTTAATTACAGCAGATAAAAAAGATTCTCAAGGTCTTTGTTTTATAGGTAAAGTTCGTTTGCCAGATTTTCTTCAACAAAAACTAAAACCAAAACAAGGAGTTATAGTAGAGGTTTCTTCTAATTTAGAACAATACAATACTGCAATACCAGAGTTTACCACCAAAGAAGAAGAACTGTCTTATTATGCTACAAAACCAGTTTACAATGTAGCAGACGGTAAAGTGGTAGGTGAGCATCAAGGAGCGCATTATTTTACTAAAGGACAGCGTAAAGGTTTGGCTGTTGGTGGTACCAAAGAACCTTTGTTTGTTATAGAGACAGATGTTAATGAGAATGTAATATATACCGGTCAGGGTAAAAAACACCCAGGATTGTACCGTAGAACACTTTTTGTTTCTAATGAAGAATTGCACTGGGTGCGTACAGATATGGCTTTACAGGTTGATGAAACAATGGAGGTTATGGCACGTATACGCTATAGGCAAGCTTTACAAAAAGCAACTTTATATAAGGTTGATGCTGGTTTGTATGTAGATTTTGAAGAAGAACAATCTGCTATGGCAGAAGGACAATTTGTTGCTTGGCACATAGGAGATGAACTTATAGGTTCTGGAGTTATATCATAA
- a CDS encoding DUF922 domain-containing protein — MLFFKKIVFLIIVFTFFNVSAQNQETIIWKPGVKLSWSNFKGKAPVGNRAAAMTASGVNYKYTTYFDKKNGNKFTYEVIAIFYPRKSWYRPKICTDITLSHEQIHFDIAELYARKMREKLSKVVPSSNTYKQARAIYTSVNKELEAYQDLYDKETNYSRDLEKQLFWQEKVKKELQLK, encoded by the coding sequence ATGCTTTTCTTTAAAAAAATAGTTTTTTTAATAATTGTGTTTACATTTTTTAATGTTTCAGCTCAAAATCAAGAAACTATTATATGGAAACCAGGAGTAAAGTTATCTTGGTCTAATTTTAAGGGTAAAGCACCAGTAGGTAACAGAGCAGCAGCAATGACCGCTAGTGGGGTAAACTACAAATACACAACGTACTTTGATAAAAAAAACGGCAATAAATTCACTTATGAAGTTATTGCCATTTTTTATCCCAGAAAATCTTGGTATAGACCTAAAATATGTACAGATATTACATTAAGTCATGAGCAAATACATTTTGATATTGCAGAGCTTTATGCACGTAAAATGAGAGAAAAGTTAAGTAAAGTAGTGCCTTCATCTAATACATACAAGCAAGCAAGGGCTATTTATACTTCTGTAAACAAAGAGTTAGAGGCCTATCAAGATTTGTACGATAAAGAAACAAATTATTCTAGAGACCTAGAAAAACAACTCTTTTGGCAAGAAAAAGTGAAGAAAGAGCTTCAGTTGAAGTAG
- a CDS encoding DUF3820 family protein codes for MLKNDNKKLIELAHYRMPFGKYKGWYLVHLPERYLIWFNQKGFPEGKLGVLLKSMLEIKINGLEDIILKIQKDFPKE; via the coding sequence ATGTTAAAAAACGATAATAAAAAGCTAATAGAGCTAGCACATTACAGAATGCCATTTGGAAAATACAAAGGTTGGTATTTAGTGCACTTACCAGAGCGGTATTTAATATGGTTTAATCAAAAGGGTTTTCCTGAGGGTAAACTAGGTGTTTTGTTAAAATCTATGTTAGAAATTAAAATAAACGGATTAGAAGATATCATTCTAAAAATTCAGAAAGATTTTCCTAAAGAATAG
- a CDS encoding LysM peptidoglycan-binding domain-containing protein, whose product MNSKFFKTVLSFLFILLVTANSYAQKYKTHPVKRGESLESISKTYNVSIDDILVYNKEIKKGQKLTPNTILIVPLDKKMAAVTASLSGDKPVVEVKKTVQEEPIRFIEHKAKKRETLYSLAKQYNVTEDDIKRYNKQLYAEQLKKGTVLKIPVYKKEVVDTSVSTTTNTVSEVYEDTPYKFTDYKVKKRETLYGISKQFKLTQEQVKKYNTSLYAGDVKKGMVLKIPHFKKVEAKEVVLKSYVVKAKETRWSIANKYGITVDSLLLLNPELPKSSSYLAVGQELKIPEKNILVRDSIAKTGAQEVPAFVTYTVPPKMTFYRLEKAYGVTEEKIKEVNPLVKEKGLQEGMKIKIPTLKGQASVDSQAVNSENFIFYVVRQGQGEMALERELGVSYSELTTFNPSLKDGIKSGMVLKLPKTRSSNFTVKNSLILPKINLADSVNVAIRPKVMVLLPFRLDLIDVNNSSSAKKNIEKRTDTNISLSLYSGMQMALETMKKKGVSIDVSAFDTQSTSSVDKVKEILENENVSDYNAVIGPLDPKSIQEVAKKTSGLHIPVISPNLTEQEIGFGNTFYSLPSDEALRTKVLDYVSSIYTNQNIIIIADSKHKAESDAITARFPKAKKVSLIKDLTININKLKYLLVRNADNFVFVETSNLALSKHATSVVNSLNTKQNKIRMFTTNLNKAFDRNKVDNMLLSNLNFTYPSVNKEIKDDEFNKNYKSKFGTNPNKYAARGFDIMYDVLLKLAYKNDLFEVSKVVGETEYVSNKFNYVNKKNAGFTNTAVYVMQYNDMKIEEVEPKK is encoded by the coding sequence ATGAATAGTAAATTTTTTAAAACAGTTCTTTCTTTTTTGTTTATTCTTTTGGTTACAGCCAACTCTTATGCACAAAAGTATAAGACACACCCTGTAAAAAGAGGAGAATCTTTAGAGAGTATATCTAAAACGTATAACGTATCTATTGATGATATTTTAGTTTATAATAAAGAGATTAAAAAAGGACAAAAACTGACTCCTAATACTATATTAATTGTTCCGTTAGATAAAAAAATGGCAGCTGTAACAGCTTCTTTATCTGGAGATAAACCAGTTGTAGAGGTAAAAAAGACAGTGCAAGAAGAACCGATTCGTTTTATAGAACACAAAGCTAAAAAACGAGAAACCTTGTATAGCCTTGCAAAACAGTACAATGTTACAGAAGATGATATAAAACGATACAATAAACAATTGTATGCAGAGCAGTTAAAAAAAGGAACTGTTTTAAAAATTCCTGTTTATAAAAAAGAGGTTGTAGATACTTCTGTATCTACAACAACTAATACTGTTTCTGAGGTTTATGAAGATACTCCGTATAAATTTACAGATTATAAGGTTAAAAAAAGAGAAACACTTTATGGTATTTCTAAGCAATTTAAACTTACTCAAGAACAAGTTAAAAAGTACAATACTAGTTTGTATGCTGGAGATGTAAAAAAAGGAATGGTGTTGAAGATTCCTCACTTTAAAAAGGTAGAAGCTAAAGAGGTTGTTTTAAAATCTTACGTTGTAAAAGCAAAAGAAACACGTTGGAGCATAGCAAACAAGTACGGTATTACCGTAGATAGTTTGTTGTTGTTAAATCCAGAATTGCCAAAATCATCTAGCTATTTAGCAGTAGGACAAGAATTAAAAATACCAGAAAAAAATATTTTAGTTAGAGATAGCATTGCTAAAACAGGAGCGCAAGAAGTACCTGCTTTTGTAACGTATACAGTGCCTCCAAAAATGACTTTTTATAGGTTAGAAAAAGCGTATGGCGTTACTGAAGAAAAAATAAAAGAAGTAAACCCATTGGTTAAGGAAAAGGGTCTTCAGGAAGGAATGAAGATAAAAATTCCAACACTTAAAGGTCAGGCTTCAGTAGATAGTCAGGCGGTAAACTCAGAGAATTTTATTTTTTACGTAGTGCGTCAAGGTCAAGGAGAAATGGCTTTAGAGAGAGAGTTAGGAGTTTCTTACAGTGAGTTAACAACATTTAATCCATCATTAAAAGATGGTATTAAGTCTGGTATGGTTTTAAAGTTGCCAAAAACTAGAAGTAGTAACTTTACGGTAAAGAACTCGTTAATACTACCAAAAATTAATTTGGCAGATAGTGTAAATGTTGCTATTAGACCAAAAGTAATGGTTTTATTGCCATTTAGGTTAGATTTAATTGATGTAAATAATTCTTCTTCAGCTAAAAAAAATATAGAAAAAAGAACAGATACTAATATTAGTTTAAGTCTATACTCAGGTATGCAAATGGCTTTAGAAACAATGAAGAAGAAAGGTGTTTCTATAGATGTTAGTGCATTTGATACTCAGTCTACCAGTAGTGTTGATAAAGTAAAAGAGATTCTAGAAAATGAAAATGTATCAGATTACAATGCAGTCATTGGACCTCTAGATCCTAAGTCTATACAAGAAGTTGCTAAAAAAACTTCAGGATTACATATTCCTGTTATATCTCCAAATTTAACAGAGCAGGAAATAGGTTTTGGTAACACTTTTTATTCTTTGCCATCAGATGAAGCATTAAGAACAAAAGTACTAGATTATGTATCTAGCATTTACACAAATCAAAACATTATAATTATTGCAGATTCTAAGCACAAAGCAGAATCTGATGCAATAACGGCAAGATTTCCAAAAGCTAAAAAAGTTAGTTTGATTAAAGATTTAACCATAAATATTAATAAATTAAAGTATTTATTGGTTAGAAATGCAGATAACTTTGTTTTTGTAGAGACTAGTAATTTGGCTTTATCTAAGCATGCTACTTCTGTTGTAAACTCTTTAAATACAAAGCAGAATAAAATTAGAATGTTTACAACAAACCTAAACAAAGCTTTTGATAGAAATAAAGTAGATAATATGCTTTTGTCTAATTTAAACTTTACTTATCCATCAGTTAATAAGGAAATTAAAGATGATGAGTTTAATAAAAATTATAAATCTAAATTTGGGACTAATCCAAACAAATACGCTGCAAGAGGTTTTGATATTATGTATGATGTTTTACTAAAGCTAGCTTATAAAAACGACTTATTTGAAGTTTCTAAAGTTGTAGGAGAAACAGAGTATGTTTCAAACAAGTTTAATTACGTAAATAAGAAAAATGCAGGCTTTACAAATACAGCTGTATATGTTATGCAATATAATGATATGAAGATTGAAGAAGTAGAACCTAAAAAATAA
- the yidC gene encoding membrane protein insertase YidC → MEEKKFDVKTLIGFLLIFGLFVLWFNTTQPTAEELEAQKQEEQKTEAAATESKEESEKVAEEPVLNLADSTAVANYKSKIGAFGYTPATEGTTVLENNVLYLRVSNKGGQIVEAKMKNFVTYDSLPVHLVKDNNASFGLTFSTSDNRVLDTKDLFFEPTISKNGNNTVLSMKAKVSATDFLEYRYEIKPDEYLLDFNIRSQGLNGVLNSAAPIALVWKQKGIRHSKSATYENRYTRLTYNHDDGDISKLSESSDDEEDEEVDIKWLSYRQHFFSSILASDKHFETAKLSSVNLVEDDTPETKFTKENTSILPLKTETGELAYNMNLYYGPTDIKELSKYKELGLEDSIPYGWGIFGFINRYVFTPAYTFLSGFLPYGIAIIVMTILVRLLMSPVTYKSYLSQAKMKVLKPEIAELGEKYKDNPMKKQQETMKLYNKAGASPMSGCLPALVQLPVFYALFMFFPTSFALRQKPFLWADDLSSYDIIAELPFKIPLYGDHVSLFPILASIAIFFYMMMTSGQNMQQQPGMPNMKFILYLSPLMMLVFFNSYASGLSLYYFVSNLITIFIMLAIKKFIIDEDKIHAKIQENKKKPKKENKFQKKMREMMEQAEEQKKNR, encoded by the coding sequence ATGGAAGAAAAGAAATTTGATGTAAAAACCCTTATTGGTTTTTTACTAATTTTTGGATTGTTTGTATTATGGTTTAATACCACACAACCAACTGCAGAGGAGCTAGAAGCACAAAAACAAGAAGAGCAAAAAACAGAAGCAGCAGCAACTGAAAGTAAAGAAGAGAGTGAAAAAGTTGCTGAAGAACCTGTATTAAATTTAGCAGATTCTACTGCAGTTGCTAATTATAAAAGCAAAATAGGTGCTTTTGGTTATACGCCAGCAACAGAAGGTACAACGGTTTTAGAAAACAATGTTCTTTATTTAAGAGTAAGCAATAAAGGAGGACAAATAGTAGAGGCAAAGATGAAAAACTTTGTAACTTATGATTCTCTTCCTGTACATTTAGTAAAAGATAACAACGCTAGTTTTGGGTTAACTTTTTCTACTTCTGATAATAGAGTTTTAGATACTAAAGATTTATTTTTTGAACCTACAATATCTAAAAACGGAAACAACACTGTTCTCTCTATGAAGGCAAAAGTTTCTGCAACAGACTTTTTAGAATACAGATATGAGATTAAGCCAGATGAATACCTGTTAGATTTTAATATTAGATCTCAAGGTTTAAATGGTGTATTAAATAGTGCTGCACCAATTGCTTTAGTTTGGAAACAAAAAGGAATTAGACACAGTAAAAGTGCAACTTATGAGAATAGGTATACACGTTTAACTTATAATCATGATGATGGTGATATTAGTAAATTATCAGAAAGTAGTGATGATGAGGAAGATGAAGAAGTGGATATCAAATGGTTATCATACAGACAGCATTTCTTTAGTTCTATTTTAGCATCAGATAAACATTTTGAAACTGCTAAATTAAGTTCTGTAAATCTAGTTGAAGATGACACTCCAGAAACTAAGTTTACAAAAGAGAATACATCAATATTACCTTTAAAAACAGAAACAGGTGAGTTAGCTTATAATATGAACCTGTATTACGGGCCAACAGATATAAAAGAGCTGTCTAAATATAAAGAGCTTGGTTTAGAAGATTCTATACCTTACGGATGGGGTATATTTGGATTTATAAACAGATATGTGTTTACACCAGCGTATACGTTTTTAAGCGGATTTTTACCTTACGGTATTGCTATTATTGTAATGACAATTTTAGTTCGTTTACTAATGTCACCAGTAACATACAAATCTTACTTGTCACAAGCAAAAATGAAGGTTTTAAAGCCTGAAATTGCAGAATTAGGAGAAAAGTACAAAGATAATCCAATGAAAAAGCAGCAAGAAACTATGAAGCTGTATAACAAAGCAGGAGCCAGTCCTATGAGTGGTTGTTTGCCAGCATTGGTGCAGTTACCAGTTTTTTATGCTTTATTTATGTTCTTCCCAACTTCTTTTGCATTACGTCAAAAGCCATTTTTATGGGCAGACGATTTATCTTCTTATGATATTATAGCAGAATTACCATTTAAAATTCCGTTGTATGGAGATCACGTAAGTTTATTTCCAATATTAGCTTCTATTGCTATTTTCTTTTATATGATGATGACATCTGGGCAAAATATGCAACAGCAGCCAGGAATGCCAAATATGAAGTTTATACTTTATTTATCTCCATTAATGATGTTGGTATTCTTTAATAGTTATGCAAGTGGACTTAGTTTGTACTATTTTGTATCTAACTTAATTACAATATTTATAATGTTGGCAATTAAGAAGTTTATTATAGACGAAGATAAAATACACGCTAAAATTCAAGAGAATAAAAAGAAACCTAAGAAAGAAAATAAGTTTCAGAAGAAGATGCGTGAAATGATGGAGCAAGCAGAAGAGCAAAAAAAGAATAGATAA